Proteins encoded by one window of Enterococcus saccharolyticus subsp. saccharolyticus:
- a CDS encoding arginine repressor has protein sequence MRKADRHVLIKQLVNNHTIRTQEELLHLLEKEGVTATQATISRDIRDLQIVKSPDGTGQAKFELFQENQGQTEETENQRLIHIIQDVVTKVDRVQFLTLINTIPDNAPILSAAIDEVSMSEKVCTLAGFDIVVVISRTEEDAQVIENYFKTYAI, from the coding sequence GTGCGTAAAGCAGATCGCCATGTATTAATTAAACAACTTGTGAATAACCATACGATTCGTACACAAGAAGAATTGTTACATCTTTTAGAAAAAGAAGGAGTAACTGCAACACAAGCAACGATTTCACGTGACATTCGTGACTTACAAATCGTGAAGTCTCCTGATGGCACAGGTCAGGCAAAGTTTGAATTGTTCCAAGAAAATCAAGGACAAACAGAAGAAACTGAAAATCAACGTTTAATTCATATCATTCAAGATGTGGTAACAAAAGTTGATCGTGTACAGTTTTTAACCTTAATTAATACGATTCCTGACAATGCCCCTATTTTGTCTGCAGCAATCGATGAAGTATCGATGAGTGAAAAAGTTTGTACATTAGCTGGATTTGACATTGTCGTGGTGATTTCTCGAACAGAAGAAGACGCACAAGTCATTGAAAACTATTTCAAAACATACGCTATCTAA
- a CDS encoding GNAT family N-acetyltransferase codes for MEQVEIVFYEEKYLADFKRLGYEWLEKYVTVEPEDVKILNAPKEIILDNGGFIFFAKYKQEIVGTVSLIRVDDHTFELAKLAVTEKYKGLKLGNLLMETAIQTAKKQQAEKIILYTDHKLPTALLLYKKFGFQEIPMVNNKYLDSDIMMSLQLD; via the coding sequence ATGGAACAGGTTGAAATTGTATTTTATGAAGAAAAATATCTCGCGGATTTCAAACGTCTAGGATATGAATGGTTAGAAAAATACGTGACGGTTGAACCAGAAGACGTCAAAATCTTAAATGCGCCAAAAGAAATTATTTTGGATAACGGTGGCTTTATCTTTTTTGCAAAATACAAACAAGAAATCGTTGGGACAGTTTCATTGATCCGTGTGGACGACCACACATTTGAATTAGCCAAACTAGCGGTAACCGAGAAATACAAAGGCTTAAAACTTGGCAATTTATTGATGGAAACCGCCATTCAAACAGCGAAAAAACAACAAGCTGAAAAAATTATTTTGTACACAGACCATAAACTACCGACTGCTTTGTTACTCTACAAAAAATTTGGTTTTCAAGAAATCCCAATGGTTAATAATAAATATCTTGATTCAGACATCATGATGTCACTTCAATTAGACTGA
- the pyrH gene encoding UMP kinase: MVKPKYQRVVLKLSGEALAGDEGFGIKPPTIQEIVKELKQVHDLGVELAIVVGGGNIWRGQIGAQMGMERAQADYMGMLATVMNALALQDTLENAGVPTRVQTSIDMRQIAEPYIRRRAERHLEKGRVVIFAGGTGNPYFSTDTTAALRAAEINADVILMAKNNVDGVYSADPKVDTSAVKFEELTHLDVISKGLQVMDSTASSLSMDNDIPLVVFNLNEAGNIQRAILGENIGTTVRGK, translated from the coding sequence ATGGTAAAACCAAAATATCAACGTGTTGTTTTAAAATTAAGTGGAGAAGCTTTAGCTGGGGATGAAGGATTTGGTATTAAACCACCAACTATCCAAGAAATCGTTAAAGAATTGAAACAAGTTCATGATTTAGGCGTAGAATTAGCTATCGTTGTTGGTGGTGGAAATATTTGGCGTGGACAAATCGGTGCACAAATGGGTATGGAACGTGCGCAAGCAGATTATATGGGCATGCTGGCAACAGTAATGAATGCTTTAGCATTACAAGATACACTTGAAAATGCCGGGGTACCAACTCGTGTACAAACATCAATTGATATGCGTCAAATCGCAGAACCGTACATTCGTCGTCGTGCAGAACGTCACTTAGAAAAAGGACGCGTAGTTATTTTTGCTGGAGGAACAGGAAATCCATATTTCTCAACAGATACAACTGCAGCATTAAGAGCAGCTGAAATTAATGCTGATGTTATCTTGATGGCTAAAAATAATGTGGATGGTGTCTACTCTGCCGATCCTAAAGTAGATACAAGTGCTGTTAAATTTGAAGAATTAACACATTTAGATGTTATCTCTAAAGGATTACAAGTAATGGATTCTACCGCAAGTTCTTTAAGTATGGATAACGATATTCCATTAGTTGTATTTAACTTAAATGAAGCTGGAAATATTCAACGTGCTATTTTAGGTGAAAATATTGGTACAACTGTACGCGGAAAATAA
- the frr gene encoding ribosome recycling factor: protein MADQIFTEAQEKMKKAADSLQRDLGQIRAGRANASLLDRVSVVYYGVPTPLNQMASITIPEARVLMVTPFDKSMLQEVEKSIMASDLGITPTNDGNVIRLVLPQLTEERRKELAKDVKKAAENAKVAVRNARRDAIDAYKKQQKASEITEDDLKDSEKEIQTLTDESIKNLDAIAAEKEKELLEV from the coding sequence ATGGCAGATCAAATTTTTACAGAAGCACAAGAGAAAATGAAAAAAGCAGCAGATAGCTTGCAACGTGATTTAGGACAAATTCGTGCAGGTCGTGCGAACGCCAGTCTTTTAGACCGCGTTTCAGTTGTTTATTATGGCGTACCTACACCATTAAACCAAATGGCATCTATTACGATTCCAGAAGCACGCGTATTAATGGTAACACCATTTGACAAATCAATGTTACAAGAAGTTGAAAAATCAATTATGGCATCTGATTTAGGAATTACACCAACAAATGATGGTAACGTGATTCGTTTGGTACTTCCTCAATTAACAGAAGAACGTCGTAAAGAGTTAGCAAAAGACGTTAAAAAAGCAGCAGAAAATGCAAAAGTTGCTGTTCGTAATGCACGTCGTGATGCGATTGACGCTTACAAAAAACAACAAAAAGCAAGTGAAATCACTGAAGATGATTTGAAAGATTCAGAAAAAGAAATACAAACATTAACAGATGAAAGCATTAAAAACTTAGATGCGATTGCAGCAGAAAAAGAAAAAGAACTTTTAGAAGTTTAA
- the argS gene encoding arginine--tRNA ligase produces MNNKDIVSKAIFDVVKEDLSFEQVQQLLENPKSADHGDVAFPAFALAKVYRKAPQQIAAELAEKIDGSSFEKIEVVGPYLNFFMNKAVITQNVLASVVKEKNHFGDSSEGNNANVPIDMSSPNIAKPISMGHLRSTVIGNSIGFILEKVGYNPIRINHLGDWGTQFGKLIVAYKKWGSEEAVRNEPINELLRLYVDFHEKAEEDKSLEDEARAWFKKLEDGDEEATALWQWFRDESMKEFNKIYDMLEVSFDSLNGEAFYNDKMVEVVEMLEEKHLLKEDQGAEIVDLSNYDLNPALIRKSDGATLYITRDMAAAIYRKRTYNFGKSLYVVGNEQSYHFKQLKAVLKEMGFDWADDMYHIPFGLITKDGKKLSTRKGKIVLLEEVLNEAIDSAKAQISEKNPTLENKEEVAKQVGVGAVVFHDLKNDRLNNFDFTLEEVVRFEGETGPYVQYAHARAMSLLAKADFTPDESHEYALNDDESWEVIKLIQRYPETIKQAADKYEPSVIAKHSIKLAQAFNKYYANTKILAEDEQKEARLALVYAVTVLLKEDLRLLGLHAPDKM; encoded by the coding sequence ATGAACAACAAAGACATCGTATCAAAAGCAATTTTTGATGTGGTCAAAGAAGATTTATCATTTGAACAAGTCCAACAGTTATTAGAAAATCCAAAATCAGCCGATCATGGAGACGTCGCTTTTCCAGCTTTTGCTTTAGCGAAAGTCTATCGTAAAGCACCACAACAAATTGCAGCAGAGTTAGCTGAAAAAATTGATGGTTCATCTTTTGAGAAAATTGAAGTAGTCGGCCCTTATTTAAACTTCTTCATGAATAAAGCAGTGATTACCCAAAATGTTTTAGCGTCTGTAGTTAAAGAAAAAAATCATTTTGGTGATAGTAGTGAAGGAAATAATGCGAATGTACCTATCGATATGTCTTCACCAAACATCGCTAAACCAATTTCAATGGGACATTTACGTTCAACAGTCATTGGGAATTCCATTGGTTTTATTTTAGAAAAAGTTGGCTACAATCCAATTCGTATCAATCACTTAGGTGACTGGGGAACACAATTTGGTAAATTGATTGTTGCTTATAAAAAATGGGGTTCAGAAGAAGCGGTTCGTAATGAACCAATTAATGAATTATTGCGTTTATACGTTGATTTCCATGAAAAAGCGGAAGAAGATAAGTCACTAGAAGATGAAGCCCGTGCTTGGTTTAAAAAACTAGAAGATGGCGATGAAGAAGCCACTGCTTTATGGCAATGGTTCCGTGATGAATCGATGAAAGAATTTAACAAAATTTACGATATGTTAGAAGTATCGTTTGATTCATTAAATGGAGAAGCTTTCTACAACGATAAAATGGTTGAAGTTGTAGAAATGTTAGAAGAAAAACACCTATTAAAAGAAGACCAAGGTGCCGAAATTGTTGATTTATCAAATTATGATTTAAATCCTGCTTTAATCCGTAAATCAGATGGTGCGACATTGTACATCACTCGTGACATGGCAGCTGCGATTTATCGCAAACGTACGTATAATTTTGGTAAGTCACTGTATGTTGTTGGGAACGAACAAAGCTACCACTTTAAACAATTAAAAGCTGTCTTAAAAGAAATGGGCTTTGATTGGGCAGATGATATGTACCATATTCCATTTGGTTTAATTACGAAAGATGGAAAAAAATTATCCACACGTAAAGGAAAAATTGTTTTATTAGAAGAAGTATTAAATGAAGCAATTGATTCTGCAAAAGCCCAAATTAGTGAGAAAAATCCAACCTTAGAAAACAAAGAAGAAGTCGCAAAACAAGTTGGTGTGGGCGCAGTCGTCTTCCATGATTTGAAAAATGATCGTCTCAACAACTTTGACTTTACATTAGAAGAGGTTGTACGTTTTGAAGGAGAAACGGGCCCATATGTTCAATATGCCCATGCACGTGCGATGAGTTTATTAGCAAAAGCTGATTTTACACCTGATGAATCACATGAATATGCTTTAAATGATGATGAAAGTTGGGAAGTTATTAAATTAATCCAACGTTATCCAGAAACAATCAAACAAGCGGCAGATAAATACGAACCATCAGTCATTGCGAAACATTCAATTAAATTGGCACAAGCATTTAACAAATATTACGCAAATACAAAAATCTTGGCAGAAGACGAGCAAAAAGAAGCACGTTTAGCGTTAGTTTACGCTGTAACTGTCTTGTTAAAAGAAGATTTACGTTTATTAGGCTTGCATGCACCAGACAAAATGTAA
- a CDS encoding proline--tRNA ligase, translating to MKQSKLLIPTLREIPSEADIRSHQLLVRAGFIRQVSSGIYMYLPLAHRVIEKIKKIIREEFEKINAVEMTMPILLPKELWKESGRYDSYGDALYRLEDRKQREYILSPTHEEIFTELVRNEIFSYKDLPLNLYQIQNKYRDEIRPRFGLLRSREFLMCDGYSFHSSEESLEAQYRQYEQAYREIFTRCDVVFKSVLGDSGFMGGKESKEFMAISEVGEDIICSSTESDYAANREMATSLYASKKSHATFLEKEKVATPNTHTIQEVTELLAIGPEKIIKSLFFMADEQPILILMRGDHELNLVKLKNYLGKQTLREGSAEEAQQIFGASFGSIGPVNVSDEVRIFADLYVQDLVNSVSGANEDGYHFINVNASRDFKVTEYVDLHLVQEGDLSPDGAGEIIFHRGVEIGHIFKLRTYYSEKMNAMVADETGTDIPVLMGCYGIGVSRLLATIAEQHSDDTGISWPKEIAPFDVHLLQMDMTDDYQANLTEEVETALQLAGYEVLTDDRKERPGIKFVEADLIGCPIRITIGKKAVEGVVEIKIKKTGAAIEVRKEELATTLSILLSTE from the coding sequence ATGAAACAGTCGAAACTTTTGATTCCAACATTACGAGAAATCCCTTCAGAAGCTGATATAAGAAGTCATCAACTCTTAGTTCGAGCAGGATTTATTCGTCAGGTATCTAGTGGAATCTATATGTATCTACCCTTAGCGCATCGAGTGATTGAAAAAATAAAAAAAATCATTCGTGAAGAATTTGAAAAGATTAACGCAGTAGAAATGACGATGCCGATTTTACTTCCCAAAGAATTATGGAAAGAATCTGGACGTTACGATTCGTATGGTGACGCCTTATATCGCTTAGAAGATCGCAAGCAGCGAGAATATATTTTGAGTCCGACTCATGAAGAAATTTTTACAGAATTAGTCCGTAATGAAATTTTTTCTTATAAAGATTTACCGCTAAATCTTTATCAAATTCAAAATAAATATCGTGATGAAATTCGTCCCCGTTTTGGTTTATTGCGTAGCCGAGAATTCTTGATGTGTGATGGTTATTCGTTTCACTCTTCTGAAGAAAGTTTAGAAGCACAGTATCGTCAATATGAACAAGCGTATCGTGAAATTTTTACGCGTTGCGATGTGGTTTTCAAAAGTGTTTTAGGAGATAGTGGTTTTATGGGTGGAAAAGAATCCAAAGAATTTATGGCAATTTCTGAAGTAGGAGAAGATATTATTTGTTCTTCAACTGAAAGTGATTATGCGGCGAATCGTGAAATGGCAACGAGTTTATACGCTTCTAAAAAATCGCATGCCACATTTCTAGAAAAAGAAAAAGTAGCGACGCCAAATACACATACGATTCAAGAAGTTACTGAGTTATTAGCGATTGGTCCAGAAAAAATCATTAAGTCACTCTTTTTCATGGCGGATGAACAGCCAATCCTTATCTTGATGCGAGGCGATCATGAGTTGAATTTAGTGAAATTAAAGAACTATCTAGGAAAGCAAACTTTACGTGAGGGCTCTGCAGAAGAAGCCCAACAAATTTTTGGTGCTTCTTTTGGTTCGATTGGTCCCGTAAATGTATCTGATGAAGTTCGTATTTTTGCTGATTTATATGTGCAAGATTTAGTGAATAGCGTGTCTGGAGCAAATGAAGACGGTTATCATTTTATTAATGTGAATGCTAGTCGTGATTTTAAAGTGACAGAATATGTTGATTTACATTTAGTACAAGAAGGCGATCTTTCTCCAGATGGTGCTGGTGAAATCATCTTCCATCGTGGAGTGGAAATTGGACATATTTTCAAACTACGCACGTATTATAGTGAGAAAATGAATGCAATGGTGGCAGATGAAACAGGAACAGACATTCCAGTGTTGATGGGCTGTTATGGAATTGGCGTTAGTCGTTTATTAGCAACTATTGCGGAACAACACAGCGATGATACGGGGATTTCATGGCCTAAAGAAATTGCGCCATTTGATGTTCATTTATTGCAAATGGATATGACGGACGATTACCAAGCAAATTTGACTGAAGAAGTAGAAACTGCATTACAATTAGCAGGCTATGAAGTATTAACAGATGATCGTAAAGAACGTCCAGGTATCAAATTTGTTGAAGCCGATTTGATTGGTTGCCCAATCCGTATTACGATTGGCAAAAAAGCGGTTGAAGGTGTTGTAGAAATTAAAATTAAAAAAACTGGTGCAGCGATAGAAGTGCGTAAAGAAGAGTTAGCGACTACGTTAAGTATTTTATTAAGCACAGAATAA
- the rseP gene encoding RIP metalloprotease RseP: protein MKTVLVFLIVFSVVVVIHEFGHFYFAKRAGILVREFAIGMGPKLFSHQGKDGTTYTIRALPMGGYVRMAGYEEEEEIKAGMQVGLVLDQKDTVVKINTSHKVQLTNAIPLEVAQQDLVDALTITGYVNGDESQTVTYPVAHDAIIIEEDGTEVRIAPRDVQFQSAKLWQRMLTNFAGPMNNFLLTIAIFILAAFLNGGSADRNSTIINVVENGAAASAGLKDGDEIMAINQEPVENWAQVSQIIQANPEKELQIEVKRENQTQTFTAVPKAIEAGEQKVGQLGIQAPLKTGFFDKIIGGFQESIAAFFRIIDALRSLLTNFSIDQLGGPVAIFQLSSEAAKQGPMTVLMMTAMISINLGIFNLLPIPGLDGGKLLLNIIEGVRGKPLSQEKEGIITLVGFGLLMLLMVLVTWNDIQRFFF, encoded by the coding sequence ATGAAGACTGTTTTAGTATTTTTAATTGTCTTCTCGGTCGTGGTAGTTATTCATGAGTTTGGTCATTTTTATTTTGCGAAACGCGCCGGTATTTTAGTACGGGAATTTGCAATTGGCATGGGACCAAAACTATTTAGTCATCAAGGTAAAGATGGCACGACATATACCATTCGAGCCTTACCAATGGGTGGTTATGTCCGAATGGCTGGCTATGAAGAAGAAGAGGAAATTAAAGCAGGCATGCAAGTGGGGCTAGTATTGGATCAAAAAGATACTGTCGTTAAAATTAATACGAGTCATAAAGTCCAACTAACCAATGCTATTCCTTTAGAAGTCGCGCAACAAGATTTAGTAGATGCGTTAACGATTACTGGCTATGTGAATGGCGATGAGAGTCAAACAGTTACTTATCCCGTTGCTCATGATGCGATAATCATTGAAGAAGATGGGACGGAAGTACGCATTGCCCCAAGAGATGTGCAATTCCAATCTGCGAAATTATGGCAACGAATGTTGACGAATTTTGCTGGTCCGATGAACAATTTCTTATTAACGATTGCTATTTTTATTTTAGCAGCTTTCCTTAATGGTGGTTCTGCGGATAGAAATTCGACAATAATAAATGTTGTTGAAAATGGAGCTGCTGCAAGTGCAGGATTAAAAGACGGCGATGAAATTATGGCTATTAACCAAGAACCTGTGGAAAATTGGGCACAAGTTAGCCAAATTATTCAAGCCAATCCTGAGAAAGAATTACAGATTGAAGTCAAACGTGAGAATCAAACGCAAACCTTTACGGCAGTGCCTAAAGCGATTGAAGCGGGAGAACAAAAAGTTGGACAACTAGGCATACAAGCACCATTAAAAACGGGCTTTTTCGATAAAATCATCGGTGGTTTTCAAGAAAGTATTGCAGCGTTCTTCCGAATAATTGATGCTTTACGCTCACTATTAACAAACTTTAGTATCGATCAATTAGGAGGGCCGGTTGCTATCTTCCAACTATCATCAGAAGCCGCAAAACAAGGACCAATGACGGTGCTCATGATGACAGCGATGATTTCAATCAACTTAGGTATTTTCAACTTATTACCAATTCCCGGTTTAGATGGTGGGAAATTGCTGTTAAATATCATTGAAGGTGTTCGGGGGAAACCTTTAAGTCAAGAAAAAGAAGGAATCATTACATTAGTTGGTTTTGGTTTATTGATGTTATTGATGGTTCTTGTGACTTGGAATGATATTCAGCGCTTTTTCTTTTAA
- the tsf gene encoding translation elongation factor Ts: MAQISAKLVKELRDMTGVGMMDAKKALVEVEGDIDKAVDFLREKGMAKAAKKNDRIAAEGLAAVAVNGNTAAIVEVNSETDFVSKNEKFQTLVKEIAEVIAANKPADMDAAVELEISTGVMKDALIEATQVIGEKISFRRFEVVEKDDNAAFGGYLHMGGRIAVLTVVEGTTDEEVAKDVAMHVAAINPRYVDESQIPQEELDHEKSVLTEQALNEGKPANIVEKMVVGRLNKFKAEISLVDQPFVKDPDMTVAKYVASKGATVKSFTRFEVGEGIEKREDNFVEEVMSQVNK, encoded by the coding sequence ATGGCTCAAATCTCAGCTAAATTAGTAAAAGAATTACGCGACATGACTGGCGTAGGTATGATGGATGCTAAAAAAGCATTAGTAGAAGTAGAAGGCGACATCGATAAAGCAGTTGACTTTTTACGCGAAAAAGGTATGGCAAAAGCTGCTAAGAAAAATGACCGTATCGCTGCTGAAGGTTTAGCTGCAGTTGCAGTTAACGGAAACACTGCTGCAATCGTAGAAGTAAACTCTGAAACAGACTTCGTATCTAAAAATGAAAAATTCCAAACTTTAGTAAAAGAAATCGCTGAAGTGATTGCTGCAAACAAACCAGCTGACATGGATGCTGCAGTGGAATTAGAAATTTCTACTGGCGTAATGAAAGATGCTTTGATTGAAGCAACTCAAGTAATCGGTGAAAAAATCAGCTTCCGTCGTTTTGAGGTTGTTGAAAAAGATGATAACGCAGCATTTGGCGGCTACCTACACATGGGCGGACGTATCGCTGTATTAACTGTTGTAGAAGGTACAACTGATGAAGAAGTTGCAAAAGACGTAGCAATGCACGTTGCTGCAATCAACCCTCGTTATGTTGACGAATCTCAAATTCCTCAAGAAGAATTAGATCACGAAAAATCAGTATTAACTGAACAAGCATTAAACGAAGGCAAACCAGCGAATATCGTTGAAAAAATGGTTGTTGGACGTTTGAATAAATTCAAAGCGGAAATCTCATTAGTAGACCAACCATTCGTTAAAGATCCAGATATGACAGTAGCTAAATATGTTGCTTCAAAAGGCGCTACTGTAAAATCATTCACTCGTTTTGAAGTGGGCGAAGGTATCGAAAAACGTGAAGATAACTTTGTAGAAGAAGTTATGAGCCAAGTGAATAAATAA
- a CDS encoding isoprenyl transferase, translating into MLRFFPQKNKYIQEEGEFEFQKELPVPKHIAIIMDGNGRWAQNRRLPRVAGHKEGMETVKKITKHASHLGVQVLTLYAFSTENWKRPTEEVDFLMQLPVDFFDTFVPELIKENVRVNVMGYQEFLPKHTQDAVERAMAQTKDNTGMILNFALNYGSRAEIVSAVKAVYQEVSEQSGDIETINEEMIANHLMTGFLPTELRDPELLIRTSGEERISNFLLWQIAYSELFFTDALWPDFNESLLETSIASFQNRDRRFGGLKNKEEKK; encoded by the coding sequence ATGCTACGTTTTTTTCCACAAAAGAACAAATACATCCAGGAAGAAGGGGAATTTGAATTCCAAAAAGAATTGCCAGTCCCCAAACATATAGCAATTATTATGGATGGAAATGGACGATGGGCCCAAAACCGTCGTTTGCCTCGAGTAGCGGGGCATAAGGAAGGCATGGAAACAGTCAAAAAAATTACGAAACATGCTTCTCATTTAGGTGTACAAGTGTTAACACTTTATGCCTTTTCGACTGAAAATTGGAAACGCCCAACCGAAGAAGTCGACTTTTTGATGCAGTTGCCAGTTGATTTTTTTGATACATTTGTACCTGAATTAATTAAAGAAAATGTTCGCGTGAATGTCATGGGCTATCAAGAATTTTTACCTAAACACACACAAGATGCAGTCGAGCGAGCAATGGCACAAACAAAAGATAACACCGGCATGATTTTGAATTTCGCCTTAAACTATGGAAGCCGCGCAGAAATCGTTTCTGCAGTAAAAGCGGTGTATCAGGAAGTTTCAGAGCAATCTGGTGATATCGAGACAATTAATGAAGAAATGATTGCCAATCATTTGATGACAGGATTTCTACCAACTGAATTACGTGATCCAGAACTATTAATTCGTACGAGTGGTGAGGAGCGTATTAGTAATTTTCTTCTTTGGCAAATTGCATACAGTGAATTGTTCTTCACTGACGCTTTGTGGCCAGATTTTAACGAATCATTATTGGAGACATCCATTGCGAGTTTCCAAAATCGAGATCGCCGCTTTGGTGGGTTGAAAAACAAGGAGGAGAAAAAATGA
- a CDS encoding phosphatidate cytidylyltransferase, producing the protein MRQRVITAVVALALFLPIIYFDFGGISVALLGAALAVVGVYELFRMKGLAMLSFEGVLSGLGAVILVLPREWFVFLPDKTDKFMLFYFIVMLLLGISVISKNTYTIDEAAFPVIASLYAGVGFESFVNARMENLIVLCFGLFIVWATDIGAYMVGRQYGKNKLWPDISPNKTIEGALGGILSAVVVAAIYLAIFHSSDAFGHNSFVMILLTIIFSIVGQFGDLVESAIKRHYKVKDSGNILPGHGGILDRFDSMLFVFPIMSLLGVF; encoded by the coding sequence ATGAGACAACGTGTAATTACGGCAGTTGTTGCGTTAGCACTATTTTTACCAATTATTTACTTTGATTTTGGTGGTATATCTGTTGCGTTGTTAGGAGCAGCATTAGCAGTTGTTGGTGTATATGAATTGTTCCGGATGAAAGGTTTGGCAATGCTAAGTTTTGAAGGCGTCCTTTCCGGATTAGGAGCGGTAATTTTAGTGTTACCGAGAGAATGGTTTGTGTTCTTACCTGATAAAACCGATAAATTTATGTTATTTTACTTTATCGTGATGTTATTATTAGGTATTTCAGTTATTTCCAAGAATACGTATACGATTGATGAAGCAGCCTTTCCGGTTATTGCGAGTTTATATGCAGGTGTCGGTTTTGAAAGTTTTGTTAATGCACGTATGGAAAACCTAATCGTTTTATGTTTTGGATTATTTATTGTTTGGGCAACAGATATTGGTGCCTATATGGTCGGCAGACAATATGGTAAAAATAAACTGTGGCCAGACATTTCACCAAACAAAACAATTGAAGGCGCATTGGGTGGCATTTTAAGTGCAGTAGTTGTGGCAGCAATTTATCTAGCCATTTTCCATAGTAGCGATGCGTTTGGTCATAATTCTTTTGTGATGATTTTATTGACAATCATTTTCTCAATTGTTGGTCAATTTGGCGATTTAGTTGAGTCTGCGATTAAACGTCATTATAAAGTCAAAGATTCAGGAAATATTTTACCTGGACATGGCGGTATTTTAGATCGCTTTGACAGTATGTTATTTGTTTTTCCGATTATGAGCCTTTTAGGCGTATTTTAA
- the rpsB gene encoding 30S ribosomal protein S2 → MAVISMKQLLEAGVHFGHQTRRWNPKMKKYIFTERNGIYIIDLQKTVKLVDAAYDYMKEVAEDGGIALFVGTKKQAQEAIKEEAIRAGQYYVNHRWLGGTLTNWETIQKRISRLKQINAMEQDGTFDVLPKKEVAGLNKERERLEKFLGGIADMPRIPDVMYVVDPRKERIAIQEAHKLNIPIVAMVDTNCDPDEIDVVIPSNDDAIRAVKLITSKMADAFIEGNQGEDQVVEEDFVAEEAATSIEEIVDVVEGDNASAE, encoded by the coding sequence ATGGCAGTAATTTCTATGAAACAATTACTAGAAGCCGGCGTACACTTTGGTCACCAAACACGTCGCTGGAACCCAAAAATGAAGAAATATATCTTCACAGAAAGAAACGGAATCTACATCATTGACTTACAAAAAACAGTTAAATTAGTAGATGCTGCTTACGATTACATGAAAGAAGTCGCTGAAGATGGCGGAATCGCTTTATTCGTAGGAACTAAAAAACAAGCTCAAGAAGCTATCAAAGAAGAAGCTATCCGCGCTGGTCAATACTATGTAAACCACCGTTGGTTAGGTGGAACTTTAACAAACTGGGAAACAATCCAAAAACGTATTTCTCGTTTGAAACAAATCAATGCAATGGAACAAGATGGAACATTTGATGTTTTACCTAAAAAAGAAGTTGCTGGTTTGAACAAAGAACGTGAACGTTTAGAAAAATTCTTAGGCGGTATCGCTGATATGCCAAGAATTCCAGACGTAATGTACGTGGTTGACCCTCGTAAAGAACGTATTGCAATTCAAGAAGCACACAAATTAAATATCCCAATCGTTGCTATGGTTGATACAAACTGTGACCCAGACGAAATCGACGTAGTAATCCCTTCAAATGACGATGCTATCCGCGCCGTTAAATTGATTACTTCTAAAATGGCAGATGCTTTCATCGAAGGTAACCAAGGTGAAGATCAAGTAGTTGAAGAAGATTTCGTAGCTGAAGAAGCTGCAACTTCAATTGAAGAAATTGTTGATGTAGTAGAAGGCGACAACGCATCAGCTGAATAA